From the genome of Nicotiana sylvestris chromosome 2, ASM39365v2, whole genome shotgun sequence, one region includes:
- the LOC138885931 gene encoding uncharacterized protein — protein sequence MEDLNNVRKENSTEWAEATNGHGTQVPKENASQLEQKLLKFQEELDQKDERIHMKLFIKSLKGGALSWYISQDPKKWSSWEPVPNVRNNSLPDHKGGGIHMIEIEDDWDPKGSIGLIAEGNDSKNPIVTLNPIIIQIQPSGDAKVNMSVQLKFEVTSSAKTPTPIEVEFVSPSSAPTPFEVAVSPPKAPSPFGVRIATPILVTMSAMTPFHTKAVPWDYTVEARRKGKFRFEETIAAQGMTRTGRVYTPEHLAESRKQTSNRSPIIETGPDDLWRKIQAKEYSVIDQLNKTPAQISILALLQNSKAHMNALLKVLSKAYVPSNITGGEMANMVGQVLESHEITFHEDELPPEGLGHNKALHITMQCKDNFITRILIDGGSSINICPLLTLKKLGKGLHEIKDETINVKAFDGSQRSTIGEISLYLQMGQTWFDIHAARAVASTLHQEIKFEWNHHEVIIHGDGSNPIYSRHTILSIEGRRKLGGKTYHHIERVNAVDKDKWWDNKIRSILNWSGYEFGKWLGKNIQGITKTIKLKKYDTTFGLGYQYTWEEFNNWTPPWRGPYYPLEHSIPLLEQTFQLADITYGSDEEEALASMKSLFLEDNDMD from the exons aaagacgagagaatccacaTGAAGCTTTTCATAAAGAGTTTGAAAGGAggtgctttgtcttggtacatcagccaagatccaaagaagtggtcaagctgg gaacccgttccaaatgtccgcaataatTCTCTACCCGAtcataagggtggaggcattcacatgattgaaatagaggatgattgggatcccaagggatcaatcgggttgatcgcagaaggcaATGACTCAAAGAatccaatagttactcttaatccaatcataatCCAGATTCAGCCATCTGGGGACGCTAAAGTAAATATGTCTGTGCAACTTAAATTTGAAGTGACATCGtctgcaaagacaccaacaccaattgaggtcgaattcgtgtctccgtCAAGTGCAcccacaccgtttgaagttgcagtttcACCACCCAAGGCACCTTCTCCGTTTGGAGTAaggatagccacgccgatccTAGTGACGATGTCggccatgacaccattccatacaaaggccgtaccttgggactatacagtcgaggcaaggaggaaaggcaagttTAGATTCGAAGAGACTAttgccgcacagggtatgacgagaactggtagagtttataccccggaacatctagctgagtcaaggAAGCAGACCTCCAATcggtcacccatcattgagacaggtccagatgatctttggagaaagatacaggctaAAGAATACTctgtcatcgaccagttgaacaaaacaccagcgcaaatctccattcttgctttgctacaaaattctaagGCACACATGAATGCTCTGCTAAAGGTACTAAGTAAAGCATACGTGCCAAGTAACATCACTggtggggaaatggctaacatggtaggacaagtgttggagagccatgagatcacctttcatgaggacgagctgccacctgaaggtttggggcacaacaaggcactgcacatcactatGCAATGCAAGGAcaattttatcaccagaatcctgattgatggaggttccagtatcaacatttgtccactgttAACACTCAAGAAATTAGGTAAAGGACTACACGAGATAAAGGATGAAactatcaatgtgaaagcttttgatggttctcaaaggtccactattggggagattagtctatACTTGCAAATGGGGCAAacatggttcgat ATCCATGCCGctagggccgtagcatcaacgctgcatcaggaaataaaatttgaatggaatcatcatgAGGTCatcattcatggcgacggtagcaaccctatatacagtcgccacaCTATTCTatcaatcgaaggaagaaggaagctaggtggaaagacttaccaccacattgaacgggtaaatgctgttgacaaagacaaatggtgggataataaaatcaggagtatactgaattggagtgggtacgaattTGGCAAGTGGCTCGGCAAGAATATCCAAGGAATCACTAAGACCATAAAGCTCAAGAAATACGacactactttcggtctgggatatcagtacacctgggaagaattcaacaactggacaccaccatggcgcggtccttactatccactggagcattCTATACCACTTCTGGAACAGACCTTCCAACTGGCCGATATTACTTAtgggtcagacgaagaagaagcactggcatCGATGAAGAGCttattcctagaagacaatgatatggactga